The following nucleotide sequence is from Myxocyprinus asiaticus isolate MX2 ecotype Aquarium Trade chromosome 21, UBuf_Myxa_2, whole genome shotgun sequence.
cgagtattgaagctgactTCCACCCTGGAGTTGCTAGTTcgaacccagggtgtgctgagcgattccagccagatctcctaagcaaccaaattggcccggttgctagggagggtagagacacatggggtgagctcctcgtggtcgctataatgtgtggttctcgctctcggtggggtgtgtggcgagttgtgtgtggatgctgtggagaacagcgtgggcctccacgcactacatctccgcagtaacgtgctcaacaagccacgtgataagatgcacggattgacagtctcagacgtggagacaactgagattcgtcctcctccacccgaattgaggcgagtcactatgccaccaggaggacttagagtgcattgagaattaggcattccaaattgtggagaaaaggggagggggaaaaaaaatacttttatagatAATGTTGAGGTGGATTTttacaggtatgaatccttgcaattatcactttttattaaaaataactatccagtgtaaaatatcTCCAAAAGTTTATAAAgcgttcttagatttaaatgtgGATTAATGGAGGTTTCGGTTTTGAAGCATCAagtgccccctgcaggaataaatcTCACAAGACTGACAACATGCAATTTCGATCTGTAGGTCTGTTACCTACAGAAAACTtttgtatgaatttagaaaacatgaaatatatcacatatgatacagtgtataaatatttaagagtatgcaatgaatataattttttttttatccatgcaTTGATTTGAACTgtaattatgcattgtgtaatgtgttgCAATGAAGCATCACAGCCATGCCTTCTTTTTTTCCAGTATACAATATAAATCGatatttgtattgaatatttatatattcatctCAATGTTTCCATATTTGCTCTGAAACGGCTTGAAAGGgtgtttcaaaatgtttattGCAAGAAGAAGAATTGAGTAAAAATCGAATTTAAAATGATCAAagcacagtttttcactaaatgaacaccatgcaccaatataacaaaaGCGTACCTAGTAATAAACAGCAGTATTTTCTTATGGTTTTTAATAGAGCTGTCAAtcgtttaattattattattattttttatatatacataatgcattgcaattaattacatatatcaGTACTTGCAgggaaaggcccccaaataaaaataattacatttataatgattaaataatatatatatatatatatatatatatatatatatatatatatatatatatatatataatcattataAGGGCCTTTCCCTGCAAGtattgatatatgcgattaattgcaatgcACATCtgaaacaatatattgcattctaaagccactttttgtattgtcaatATTCTacctgtctgccacaataatgtagctAATGTATTTTAagctacattattgtggcagacagcTAAAGTATTGACAATACAAagagtggctttagaatgcaatatattgtttatttccatatcatgaacataagcctatcattggcctacagtccacagcaatccattttacaatttaatttgtcaatctgtccaaggTAGACTGTGCGTCAATGTACACTTGCGGCAGATGGACGCTTTTAGAGCATCTTACTTTGGTTGCTttataaacacagcattttttaaGACTATGTGTCcaattaaatgtagtttgaaacttagaaaaacacatcttgagatctcTGCATTCGGAGTTGCACTCATTTCAGCTGTATTTGaaagcaaaaatgcattctgatcTTTTGCTATcagctgtcagtaagtgtggtttgttgcctgtacagctggagttgcgcttactgccctATACTGACTGAGACAGGAAGttggtactttaagcttgaatggTCCGATGGTAGGAATTATTTCTATTACGGTCAAAGGGCATGATTGATTGCAttaatttttaacacattattttttaaatagaattgATCACACTGcattaaagtttttaaaattttttaaccgcaattaatcgcatatttttttAGAAGTTATTCACGATTAACCACAGAGTttcaaagtgctgaaatttgacccttcttttcctgtcaaaatgcatttatttccatcttaagaaagaaaacaaaataatatgtaacaatataatgctttattagcattttccaaacaaagccttccacagtataaagatagaaatgcactaaaatagcactaattCAATTAGCATTAAAAGTTTCCCAAAgtttaagtgggagtttgactaattgaaagaactagtctccacattgtttgcattttcattgcaaagggcattaaatctcttaaactctcatccttcacaatattaatctgtCAGAAGACTGTGGCTATACACTTTCCTACAGCAGTCATAAAGCCGcattcatgatttgtgtcagagAATTTGAACTCTatatgaaaagtgcttgcagacaaaaacgtctcattctacATTTTTCTGAtatttaagacttgacatgcttctgtagTAATTAAAATGCAGCTTACTTAGGCtgcaaaatacttgatttctatcacaagttccacctaggcttgttttgtacaacaaatagcattaagagctcctttcccaatcactttatcactgacaatggatcactgctgtgtgtgttgtgaagtgtgtgtgtcagtgtaatgagtcCGGGCAGTCACATTGCAAAGGTTTCCcctttccaacaagtgtttatgctggtttatgctgtagcctattaatggtaaatgtgttaatcgcgattaagaacaaaacacattaaacttttttaattaatcgcatcgttacacgttaattttgacagctctaattttaatatatgaaaaatgcctTATGGGGACTTTGATGAACATTTTTAACTGATGATGCAAACAAAAAGTTGAATCAGAGTTTTAAATCCATCCATTTAAATAGACCATTTAAAATCATTCACAGAAGTGATCAGAACTTACCAACTCAAACACATTATGCTACTGTAGTTAAGAGTgcactattaaaacatctctgtcttAATGCTCTCATACTTGCAAGTTGCAGGTCACGAGAATAGTTGTGAAACTAGTTCAATTAGTCTTTAAGAAAGTGCCAACTAAAGTGCTAATGtttcttaattttatatcaccagacaaattattgcaaataaatTGTGAATATCCCATATACAATATCTTCCAGCCCTACCTCACATCATTAGACACTAAGGAGCATGGTTGAGAGTGAGAGTCAAATGTGACCCCATGCACAGTTCCACTCGTATCAAGAATGTTCTCATTTCCACAATAACAACCACAGAACACCCTAAACTAGCAAACTGGGACAGAATGTTAAAAGTAGAACATTGAATTATCAGTACAAAGAATCTAGTATCAGCTAATGAAAGTGTAAAAGGATTGAGGAAAGCACAATAgcttttaaccaatgaaaaggaCTTGTGAAGTTGACCTGGGGACTTTGTTGCCAGTTGTAACCAGGGTGACCAATACAGCAGTTGTTCAAATGTACTTTCCCTATTCTACTATTTTCCATGCATGGTTGGGGATGAGGACACAGAAGAATGGAATTTTCTAAGGTTCTGAGATGATGTAAGCTGATTAAACTGTCCCTTACTGAACCGGCATCACCCCATGGAGCGAATCACTGTcacaaatgcagaaatgtgaggcTTTATATTGCAGATGGGGCTAAAAACAACAATACATTAACTTGTGCACAAGAGTTATGTAACAGTTTTTAGACTATGGTGCTAACAGTGAGAAGTTGTATGAACATGTTGATGTGATTATGACATCAGAAAAGACAGCAGTTGAATATTCTTAACCATCCTGACTTTACTATTGTGATAACTGATCTCATAACTTTCTGAATAGCAGACAGAAAACAAGTCATGAAAAACAAGTAAAGACGTTATGATGGATATGAGAATTCCTTTAAGGTGCACTAATTTTTTGAAGTTTGCTGaagtggcttacactgacacctagtggcctggatgatGCCTCAtttaaacacagtagttttcagttactaatgccattgtagaaattcactatgtaCAGTAAACCAGGTTTAATTCATTAATAAATgcgtccaataacagggcagttaatgagattgagtagtatttggctgccccatgaggcgcccctgccccatgtagaataaaagagcttttataaggttactgatatgaatggagtattcatctcacatgagtggtcatggtTTTATACAcatgtctttagaagtaaaactttttaatgaggaaaatccAATCAATTATCAtgggaaataaatagaaacatttgaTAATTTGGTTGTCAttgcatgaaataaaaaattatgaaaaggggCCATTGCTGGGGTAAGATGTTTCTAAATTGTAAAATGAGCTATGAAAGCCAAAGTAGATCTGTCACTAAATATTCCAATTGTTGGTGTCTGAAACTGAAGTCACGATAAGTAATTGTCTTTATTCTTTGTACACTGACATTGGCTGACAAGATAATGTACTTAATTACTGTATATGAGGAGGAAACTATTGCTTTCAATCAGGCTATTTGTGGAAATTTGTCtgaaaggttttttattttttatcattattatagtAATTCTAGTGTATGGTTGGGTACCATTCTGTTTTAACAGAATCACACATACCTTTTCAGAACACTGTGTTTGACTTGACAGGTAAGAGTCCAGGATGGGTGGAAACAAGCTGACATGATGAGCATCTTCAATCTTCATCGTCATATTCAGACCAGTGAGCTATGATGTAAATATGTAGCTGACAAATAACATGgatatgaacttttttttttaattcaacattATTATTTGAGgttatgtataagggaaagtgtgtattccATTTGCTGTAACTGGTTGCCGAGTgagttttttttaccatttttaaccACCTTTGCAGTTCACTTCAATAATCCTGTGGTGTggcaaattaatttataaaagtacaaatattccatgttgtcTCTCAACTCATAAGGACTCATTCAAATCAATAAATAGGCCTATTTAAGAATTAAAAAAGGTCTATGACTCAAATTCCTTCTTCTGATGCAGAAAAGTCTGTCATGAAATTTAAAAACccattttaaaaagttttgaaTTTCAGAATTTGTAGTCTATTCCCATAATTTAGTTAAATTATGCAAATATTCCATATTTTAGGTAAATGAAATTTacaaaatgaagaaataaaaaagacttaCCAGTTTTGCAACAAAAACGAGGTCTCTGAATCATCAATATTAGTTACTGGTAATCAACTAGTGGTTCTTATCAAAAGGTGCCTTAAAACAATTTTAAGAATCACTCCACAAGCAAACAGGTTTCCTCACAATAGCTAGTATGTTATTCTAATGACTGTACACATAGACTACATTTATATAACCTACGTCAATTATTCAGACCTACATAAATTCGATAAAGAAATTggcatttttgtatttaatatatatatttctctctccctcatgacAAAATTCGTCTCCACAGTGTCTGCTGATCCACAGAAAGGGCTCAGAGCAAAGTGTGAATGAGTCTCACGTCTAATCTGTGTTTAAGGGCTCGTTGCCATAGCACGAACCACTCGTATTCTTCCCACAACCTCAGACATTTTTATGTCTACTGGCCCATtcatgtcactttgttcattctagCTCTGTTGTGCTCAAGTTTACCCTTCGTAATTATCTTAATATTTGAAAGACATCTCATGTAAGATTTACACACAAGACTAGCAACAAAGGAACGTGGCAACGTATCAGGCTACGTGTGCTGCCTTTTAAATTAAGAGGCTATGTATTTTCCTTTTAATTTCCATTATATGTTCTTGAAGATATGTAGAATTGGTACGTAGAATTAGGAACATCAGTAAAATCTTTCCAACACTTTATCTTTTAGAAGTTTCACACCTCAGTCACTTAATGGGCTAATAATTTCAATAGCTAATATGGTAATCCATATCGGTAgacatcagagactatttagcagagccGGGCCAATTCTATTCAAATGCATGGGAGAAACTGTAATGCCCAACGATCAACggctgtagaaaggaagtcccaccttacaggtaaaagagccaaaatcaccttttagacacagacatcacctgtcagtcaactttaGAATGAGTGTGCGCATTAGGTATACAAGCCACGAAAATTATGTTTTTAGCATAAAATGAGGTAAAGAAGctaaatttatgataccagttttgtcagattttactgctgatttaaaatctgttctttgatcgtaatcttgaccaaccatttttgagacttcggtgttcccccattcaagtagataggagctgcactttcatgactggaaatggcctcccgagagcattccaaagatggctgacagtggacttgCAAGAAAGACTTTGGTAGACATATAAGTCGTTTTACACTCTGGTGGTTTATAGTCGATAGTTCaggtaaagagaaaaaaaaaacatctacagtCATTTTCGGATTTTATTATCAGAACCCTTAAAAAATTACTTGGTACAACACACCGCAtataaacacacatccacattgcaaaataaatactgtacacGGCTGGTTAGTCGATCAAACAGTTCGCCCAGTTCATATTTCACACAAACTTTGAAAATGTTTCAGATATTAAGTGTCTATTGTAAGGCTCTCAGACAGTATCGTCTTTGACAGCAATTGTTTTCTGGCACAAAGGAAGGACTATGGCCACTGGATGCATTTCACTGCTCGACATTCTCCTCcttttccaatcaattctccatATGATTTCAATAGTTTGTCAGCAACATCTCTGTCATTCAGCCCATCAGAGTGAAAGAAAatagcaatgtgcaaaaaaactCAATGTTTTTTCAGTCAATGTAGTATAGAGGTAACCTGCAAAATTTCTCTGAGTGATCATCAGCaatacttttcaatgcagaaaacaTTCCAGTCCAAGGAAGAtgagtaaggggccgttcagaccaaacacTTGCTTCCGCAAAAAAGCtaaaacgcaggtgtctcaagatgtgttttcacGAGTGGACATTTTTGTAAACTTGATATGGCATCTAAAAACGTGTTTATATAGAATCAGCGCAAAAAATGCGTAAGGGATGCATTCTTTTCTGTTGCTGTTTTTGATGACAAGAAAACGTCCAATATGAATGCATCATTTGGGGCCATTACACTGGACAATTTCTTGCGTCACAttttagagtgcaacagtctggttccggaagtaaaaaccccattcatttatcccacagATTAATTGAGTTTCAACAATAACttgtaaacatttaaagacagacctagcgTAAGCTACGAGATTGTTTGTGGAtggtgtatgcttctgttgaagccagcCATCAGAGTAATTTATACTTCAtcgtttaaaaatcgtgtttgataggggaattcatggtaaacaactacattacccagggTACAGCAGTGAAATATCATCCAATCAGAGAAACGCAGCCAACGAAACCCGCAAAACCGATTCAgcgcgaccgcccactcccatgatgcactgtgaatgacataaccaagtcggtctcccttcacccttaaactacttatatatttgtacattttggaatattttacaataaatgtaaagtatattgtttctatacttgtaaTCAGCAAcctcaaatcaatagttttatatattgccatctttttttattcaattacatcattcacaatgcttcatgggattgtagtttgtgccctcatgaaagacgttaagtacacaacCTTgaaactttgtctttttgtccgattttcaattACTTTTTGCCTCAAACAAAGTcggtgatgttgtgattcacctcagagctggttggtttggttcatggcttagaactctttaatgaaggaGTTTATAAAAAATCTACGGAAGAAAATGAACGGGGGAAATACTTCCGGAACACatatggctgaaaaagtgggtgggcactgttgcattcTATTAAGAGGTGTTAATATCatagtttaaaggtgctgtaagcgattttagccattctggaacttccacgagactgaaccgttgaattagacacgccccctctttccaaaaaccCGGCCTTCCAAAGATAGCGTATGAGATGTTCACTCGAACAAAAGAGCAGAATTTGCGTGTTCGCACGGTTGTAAAACACCAAAGTAGTTAAATAGCACCTGTAGCCAACtgctgttatgaatctgaatatgactTCAACTACTACaatatgagaacgtgcaaaatgattcacaggcagaaagcacatcaaagtcttctgattggcgggccgcggtcacatttttgtttgctgtttacacaatccagtgctgtcacagagaccggtgagatatctcaggtaTAACATTTTCTGTATACCAttctatattaataataataataaaaaaacaatcgcTTACGTCACTGTAAACCTTTAAAAACGCGTTCTGTTCAATCCTTCTGCGCTccgcctatttatttattttttaacacaagaacgaGTTTTATATGAACGCCCCCTTAATGACCATTCACACAATGCTTTCCGTCAGCGCTATTATTTATGGTCTAAGTATATGCGCAGGAGTTAGACAGACGCTAAgacttgtcaagttaaaaatagttcagagctattttttattttattttttattattgttgttggtCTATATATATGGCTGTTATTTTGCGTTGAGCGCCATAAGCGTTTCGTTTTATAAGACGGCGCGTCATGTTAAAAATAATTCATCGCGTCTCGAGACTCAGTGTTCTGTGTCATTCCGCTGCGCTCCGTCTTAGAGAACATGGACTACTGAAGTCTTCACAGTGGACCTTTCCTTGTGGACTGAAGCAGTTCATGTTATCAACTTTTCAGATGAGGTAAAGATGACAGTTTATCGACTTTGCCAAAAGCAGAAGCACTTTCCACCCCTTTAAGCCACTCTTTACACTTCCTCATGACGGTCTCGTCCACGTCTCCATCCTCCTCCTCGTACTCCACATCGTCATATTTGTGCTGATCATTGAGGAGGGAGATCTTCACAATGGTGCTAATGTCATTGGAGCCCTCCAGTTTGGCAACAGGTCCGGAGCTCTTATTATTGGAGGAGCTGCCCTGAGCTCTCTTGGACGGGAAAACGCGACGGTGTCTCAAGTCAGCCGAAGCGCAGCACTTCTGTTGCTTGGCCATCATCTGTTTCTCCAGATTGCGTTTTTGGATGACCAGGATGGCTTCGGGGGTCAGGCTGAGGGAGAAGTGGATCTCCTGCTCGCCCTCTTCCTTTGCTAGAGAGGTCCTGGAGGAATGTTTAAGGCTGGACTCTCCAGAACTGGATCTCGGGACGCTTTCGCATGAGGTAGCCAAGGGTTTGGGGACGCTCAGCCATGAACGCTTGCTGTCCGTTTCGGGATCTGGCGGCACTCTCCTCGGCTTACTTTGTGCAAGCTGCTTTAAATGACTCGATGGCCACGATGTTGACAGTTTATCTTTCTCCGATGCCTTGTCGTCTCCTGTTCTTTGACTGAACGCGGACTGCGGGGGCGCGACATTGTCCCTGCTCTTCTTTTTCCTGAACAGCTCCTTTCTCGGAGACGTTATCCGTGAGTGCAGGTTTATCGGCGGAAAAGGCATTTTGAGCGCGATCGGTGCGCAAAACAATGAAGAGTTCGCTGCgtaaatgatgtgagaaataAGTCCATTCGCCTCGGTCCAACTGACCTTTGGGTATCAGACGCAGTTGTCCATTACGCGCCACATCTCACGGCTAGACTGACAAGGGGCGGAGCAATCGCGGGCTTTATATGGCTTCAGACGGAGGGGGCGTGGCCACCACGTAAAGGTATGAAACAAAGCATGCTCACAAATTCATGAACCCTTACTGCATGCTATACAGTGGACCCTAAAAGTATTCGAGCCacccttaaaatgtatgaattactAAAGTTAATACAGTATCAAAGCAACCAAATACAAACATCACATTTCTTTGGCATTTTTGCAATGACATTTAAGACACTGGCTTCAAGGGGATTTTTAGTGAAGTTACTAGTAAAAGTGATACATTTTGATATCAgtgattacattgttactagtacaaacatccattcctgatatcaacaattgaattacaatttttaatatcTGTCATTGGGTTTCCAATAgcggcaatgttaatttcagataatgttattgtagtattaaagtattttaagatttttttcgtTATTCTTCATTTTTGTTGACATCTGAAATCAATTTCCAGATGTCTGGAAAACCAAATCTAACATGCTGAAATACATTTCCTagctgtaattcaattgttgatatagGGACTGAATATCtgcaataataacaatataatttttatttattcatttttactagtaaaaagtaCATagcttatacagttgtgctcaaaagtttacatacccttgaatgtttggccttgttacagacacacaaggtgacacacacaggtttaaatggcaattaaaggttaatttcccacacctgtggctttttaaattgcaattagtgtttgggatgcaaagaaaaacccacaggtaacctcaggagaaatacaggctgctctggaaaaagatggtgtggttgtttcaaggagcacaatacgacgatacttgaacaaaaatgagctgcatggtcgagttgccagaaagaagccagtgccacaaaatgcccggttacaatatgccgacaacaccttgacacgcctcacagcttctggcacactgtaatttggagcgacgagaccaaaatagagctttatggtcacaatcataagcgctatgtttggagaggggtcaacaagtattgtgctccttgaaacaaccacaccgtctttttccaatgcaatttattattattatacagtgtCCTTTTTACACTAGCACAGCTAAGTAATAcaatacatattacatgtattgactATTGTAATatcagtaaattatgcataattacaagtaactaaacctaaccctacatgttgttaattttattactcagtacttacttgtgtaattacactgtaacaaggacactgtaaaataaagtgtaacccaagttaaaattacttctctaaattgtaatcacattacttaaTTGATTActtaatgtatatttatttttactaattactttaataattacaaatgacttacattttaagtttctttctaaaactattttttcataagtcttttttctttgttcagcgaattcaaaataatttttataattcctATTTGTTCATTGTCGCATGCAAGTCACACAATCAGCATCACATTTCTCGCTTTAAATGACTTGTTAGTGACTCTTCAAcagtcacagaaacacacacgtacatatgtacatattcatgctttaaatgtattctacataaatgttattttagaaatatgtgtaacccaaataATGTACACTGTAagccctaatgttgtcattaatgGATAAATCATGTTGTCTtagttaaacattacttgaaatgccaagttttgggctcataacttaAATATCTATGTTACTTGaacttatttttataaaaaatccaTAGATTTTAGGTGTTAACTCAAATGATTGAGTACAAAATTCAGGCTATGTAGAATACCCATAATGCCTTGTACttgaattgttttattatgtttccttggtcaccGGGAACTTacgggggcatttaaatagttgtttataAGAATTCATAG
It contains:
- the prr18 gene encoding proline-rich protein 18 codes for the protein MPFPPINLHSRITSPRKELFRKKKSRDNVAPPQSAFSQRTGDDKASEKDKLSTSWPSSHLKQLAQSKPRRVPPDPETDSKRSWLSVPKPLATSCESVPRSSSGESSLKHSSRTSLAKEEGEQEIHFSLSLTPEAILVIQKRNLEKQMMAKQQKCCASADLRHRRVFPSKRAQGSSSNNKSSGPVAKLEGSNDISTIVKISLLNDQHKYDDVEYEEEDGDVDETVMRKCKEWLKGVESASAFGKVDKLSSLPHLKS